The Asticcacaulis sp. EMRT-3 region CACAGCGTCTTCCAGGCACCCGGCGCCATCGACAGGAAATAGGTGGTGTTGCCGGTCTGCGGATCGATCGTGCCAAGGCGGTGATTGAGCAGGTTGCGCTCATAATAGTCCATATAACGCGCCTGAGGTGCCTGCATGAACAGGGCGCGCGTCAGTTTGAGCATATTGTAGCAACAGCAGCATTCCTGATGATTGGGGCTTTCGGCCCATTCGGCGGCAAGCTGGCCCGGCGGCTTGAGCCAGTGTTCCTTATTGCTGGAGCCACCGGTGACATAGCTGCGCGACTGGGTAACCGTGTCCCAGAAGAAGCCGGAAATACCGTTGTAATAGGCATCGCCGGTGATGTCGTAACGCCGCGCCGCGCCGATCACCTGAGGGATGTGGGTATTGACGTGCAGGCCGGTCAGTTCATCGACGCGCGCTGCCAGAGGCACGAACAGCCGATCCTTGCTGAAACGGTCGCCAACCGCGATCCAGCGCCGGTCACCACTCAGCCGGGCGAGATTATAGAGCGCCTCGTTCATGCCGCCGAACTCATCGTTCATAATGTCCTGCATGTGGGCGCGCGTCTTGTCCTTCGTCCAGTTATCGACCCATTCGCCCATGCCGGTGGCGACGGTAAGCGCCTGAGCGTTCTGCGCGTGTTCGTGCATATCGAGCAGCCCGGCCAGAATCTTGTGATAGGTATAGAAGGGTGCCCATACCGGCTGGCGCGCATCGAGCCGGACGAACAGTTCTTGCGGAAAAGCGCTGAGATAGCCGCCCTGATTGAGCGCTGTCTGGCAGGCGGCCAGGGCGGCCACCAAGGCGTCGCCGCGCGTCTTCAGATCGGCATCGCGGCGATGGCCATAGGCCAGCGCGCAGGCCGACAGATAGTGGCCGGTGAAGTGGCCGCGCAGCTCGCAGGACGGGTCTTCCCAGCCGCCGAGCGGTTGCGCCTTTGTTGGCAGGCCGGCATTGAGCCGGAAGGTGTGCAGCAGACGCTCAGGATCCTGACGCAGCATGAAGGCGCGGTTGGCCTTTTGCGCGTCCAGAAACGGGCCGCTATTCAGACGAACCTGTCCGCCGCCAAATGGTGCGAGGCGCGGCCCACCAGCCGAATCGCCGATCGGCAGGGCGCGCGCACCTGTAGCGCCCAGTGCGTACAGGGCCAGTGGCGCGGCCATGAAGCTCCGGGTGAGGGTGCGGCGTGTCAGTCCGCGTTGAGGGCCGTAGGGCTTGCCATGTTTTTCAGGTGTCATTCTGGCCTCGCTAGAGCGGTTTGCATTCTGATTGAATCGGTCAACGGAATGCAACCCGCTCTCCATTTTACGTTTTTCCGCATCTCGCATTCAATTTGTAAGTCAAATTAAACACTCGTTGCTCTAGCTGAATCGCTGGGCGGCGGGCAGGCTTTCCGCCCGCAGCCTGATGCCTATTGCGCGTCGTCGAACTTCAGGTGCTGGCTGAAGAAGGGTAATACATGGTTCTGGAAGCGGTCGGCCACGGCGCTGGTATGGGTGCCGCTATACAGTTCGAAACTGTTGGCGATGCCATAGCTGTCCAGCACCTCATGCAGCTTCTTCGTATCGACATTGAGCCCGTCCTGATCGCCGACATCCATCGCGATGGCGTTATATTGCCTCAGGTTCGAGATATACTGGTCGATCATGGCCAGAGGTGCATTGGCCGCCCATTTGGCCAGAATGTCGGGCTGCGCCACGCCATCCCTGGTAGGCAGATCAAGATAGAGGGGCGGTTTTTTCGGATCGGGCGACCAGGCCGCCGCCGTCGCCAGTGTGGCGCGCGCGAACCAGTCGGCCTTGACGGCCTCGTCTTTCGTCGTGATCGCTTCCAGCTTTTTGGCCATCTCGGCGTCCGGGGCGGCGCGCGCCGACAGGCAGCACGGGCTCATAATATAGAGGGCACCAAAGACATCGGGATATTTCATGCCGATGCGTGTCGTGCCGTACCCGCCCATCGAATGCCCGGCCAGACCGCGGCTGTTGCGATTGGGGATGGTGCGGTAATGGGCGTCGATATAGGCGACCAGATCATGGGCGATGAAGCCCTCGAAATTGCCGACCGTCGGTGAGTTGGAATACATTGAGCCATT contains the following coding sequences:
- a CDS encoding alpha/beta fold hydrolase, whose amino-acid sequence is MKTSFLLKGLLAATLAIALPALPAWAQVQTVVPAVVPGAAPVIVQNIIVHSKALEGNLEGESPDRKVIVYLPPDYNKNPNKHYPVVYALHGYSIDNEMWTHEIHTPQTIEGAFATGTKGMIIVLPDGRTLHNGSMYSNSPTVGNFEGFIAHDLVAYIDAHYRTIPNRNSRGLAGHSMGGYGTTRIGMKYPDVFGALYIMSPCCLSARAAPDAEMAKKLEAITTKDEAVKADWFARATLATAAAWSPDPKKPPLYLDLPTRDGVAQPDILAKWAANAPLAMIDQYISNLRQYNAIAMDVGDQDGLNVDTKKLHEVLDSYGIANSFELYSGTHTSAVADRFQNHVLPFFSQHLKFDDAQ
- a CDS encoding glycoside hydrolase family 127 protein, translating into MTPEKHGKPYGPQRGLTRRTLTRSFMAAPLALYALGATGARALPIGDSAGGPRLAPFGGGQVRLNSGPFLDAQKANRAFMLRQDPERLLHTFRLNAGLPTKAQPLGGWEDPSCELRGHFTGHYLSACALAYGHRRDADLKTRGDALVAALAACQTALNQGGYLSAFPQELFVRLDARQPVWAPFYTYHKILAGLLDMHEHAQNAQALTVATGMGEWVDNWTKDKTRAHMQDIMNDEFGGMNEALYNLARLSGDRRWIAVGDRFSKDRLFVPLAARVDELTGLHVNTHIPQVIGAARRYDITGDAYYNGISGFFWDTVTQSRSYVTGGSSNKEHWLKPPGQLAAEWAESPNHQECCCCYNMLKLTRALFMQAPQARYMDYYERNLLNHRLGTIDPQTGNTTYFLSMAPGAWKTLCTDTDTYWCCTGTGIEEFSKLEDMIYLHDHDGVWVNLFMPSTLDWREQGVRLSQVTDFPRADTVTLTVEASNGKAWPLHIRIPAWVDGQAGLRLNGQAVDAVADPGGYTRLSRVWQKGDHIELRLPMKLGADGFEDRPALQALTYGPVVLAAQLPRGDISAQLSQAQGPDVAKLPMAIPAFTSGQPLDQLARPVAGAPLTYVAASDGGEVRFAPLSDSWNRFAVYLNTAKT